CACCAGACTCGAGGGAGGCAGTCTCCACATCTTTGCAAGACTCATCAAGCTTGCTATTTTCGTGGTGCTTATGCAATGTTTCCTGAAATAAAACCAGATTTTTGGGCACTCAGTACAGCGCAGCAAGCTGTTGCAAATCCTTTCATAGATAAAGTTATGCAGAGACAATGTctgatgaaaggaaaaaaaaaaactattttccaGATCAAGAATGAGAAACATGAATTGAATCTAGTGAAGTGTGTACCGGAAGCCAGCAGGATGCGATAGAAACTACCACTGCAAAAAGCGAGATGGTGAGACAGGGCAAGAAGTAGGGAAATCTGCATccaaatcaagaaatcaaatgTTTAAAGTTCGTGTGGATGATCACTTGATAGGATCTGCAATATTAATGTAGAAGAAAGCAATCCCCACTCACCTTCCAAACACCGATTCTTCGGAGAATATCGAAGGGAACTTTTCTGCGGGCTGAAGTGAAAATCAATAGAACAAGCAGGAACATCAGAGGACAATCGAAGATGAGAAGCATTTCTTACATGTGTGTCTGAATTGTCATCGATTTTGGAATACTCAATTTATGCGTTGAGATGTGATCAATCAGAAGTACCTGGGCAAGATAACCCCCCAGAGCTGGACCGATAATCAATCCTATCCCCCATGCTGTACTAACCTGAGTCCAAATCTAACTCTCAGCTTTATTTACTTAGCAGAAAAACCAGGAACCTGTATTGAGAGCTAAAAGGTTTTGACAAAGTTTGGAGATCTTACGGTCGATACTCCTAGCGCTTGGTACTCCTCACGGAACAATTCGGTTGCATAAGCCTGTTATGAAATTATGAGATACGTATATCAGTATGATCGCAAATTTGCGGAACAAAATAAGAAGGGATAGCTTATTTGtttctgaaaaagaaattgtgCCACGACGTATCAGTACAAGATCTTACCTTGATCGGTCCGAGTAAACCATTTAAACTTCCTAGAAGAAACCTCATCGCAACGGCCATCCAAAAGTTCACACTCAGGCCGAAGAGAGTGTTGAAGATAACCCTGATATTAATGGAATCTTAATtgttaaaagagaaatttttcgTCACTGGGGACTGAAAATGAATGGGGATCTGATACTAACACAGCAATTGTTCCCATAATTATGACTGGTTTTCGGCCGTATCGATCTGCCACAACTCCCCAGAAAATCGACGTCAAGGCTCTACCAAACAGGAATGAACAACCTTCCAGATTGCAAGGAGGTCGTTAGTGGAAAGTATAGTAAAAAACAAACCAGAGAGTCTGCAATGAACACAGATAAGCAACAGGATAATCTCACCTACATAACCGGCATAATACCCAATGTCTTCCTCTCTTGTGGCGATATGGAAATCTCTAATCTGCCATTTGAAATTCAACAAACAAACGAAGACTTCTTGAGCAGAAGAGGCTAAATCATATGCTTCAAGTCATTTACACAATTATCTACCGAGGAAAGTAGTGGGACGTTTTAAACGAGTTTAGCCATCCCACGTGACCGCATAACAGCCAACTCTGATGCTTCAAAGTTAGATAAAACAATGTTCATTTCTCTCCTGCTCATTTTATAtgcaacaaaagcaaaaaatttcTAGTTGACCGAAAAGTAACAATCTGGACCCTAGAGAGACGATATTTGAGAAAACAGATCCCAAACCATACAGTTTTAGGACACAATATCTCTAGTGTAGACAGAACAGTTATACGTACATCATACTTAAAACTCAAGTATAAAACGTAAAAACTTACCATGAAGTAAAGGAACGGAAATAGGGATGATATTGGCAGCGCTGGAAAGAGAAAGGACAAGACACTGGTCAGTGACATCACCAGCTTAACTTCACATCAAAAACTGAACTATTCCAAACAAATTAACTCCAAAAAATCATGTGAATTATCGTCGTCCTTATGTCCAGACACTCGCTAAGTTCAATGAACccagaaaaaaaacaaaaatcaaaaagttgACAGAAAGCTCATGAACAACAATAGTGCTATACATGCTCATTACCGTTGCAGAGCACAACGATCCAGATTGACACGAGCTCGCGAATTGGCAAGCCTCTCTGCGATTCCTTAAGCTTCTCGACTTTGCAGCCGGGGCAATTCTCATAGTAATGCTTCTGCAACAACGCCTCCTTTTGTTCTTCCTCCGCCATTGATATCAACCTCAACAGAGAGCTGAACCCGCCAAATTCAGCTCCTGAACAAACGAAATAGAAAGCCCTTCTTTTTCCCACGCAGAAAATCTGCTTCAAGAGAGAATAATCGCAAAGCGTTAGTGAAAAACAGAACCACGTAACGTCATATATGATTCTCCACTTCAAGGCATAATCCAAGAGTGGGATGGCGTGAAGACGGTAAGATGCTTCATGTTGACAGCTGAAGATATAGATTGTAACTTCAGATCATTTCATGTAGAAAAAGAGGTTTGAATCACATACcctgaatgaaaaaagaaaaagattttggaGTCTATGATTGAAGATTTTATATGGTTGGCTTTTAAAGGTGAAACATGGAAAGCGATCAGCCTGGCGACGTCTGAAGGAGATGATTTAAGGAAATGTGAGAACCAACTTGTTCCAAATGTCGTCATTGCACACATCACACATCAGATTCTCTCGTTTAAGCAAATGTGGCAAGTGAGTAAGATCTAAACTGGCACCTACAAATTGAAATCTTGCGGAATCTGCTTGTCCCCATTAATGTCCAGCCACCCACTCCAATTCTGGTTTGCGTTTTATTTAGTccatgatattaaaaaaatgatttagtgTTTGAACTATCAGGAGGGATCTTTCTGGATATCAAAATAATAATCGGGCCAGTAGCAGATTTATTGTTTATGATAAATGACCAGACAAAATCATCTAACTGGATTCACAAAAAGCACGTAAAATTGATTATTATgattatttacaaaattgaTATATGAGGTGATTTGACGACTTATTAGCAGACGCTAAATAAGACTTGTATATTGAGACGTGCATCCAACGACAACATGCAAGACACTCGGCCGCCGTCAAGTTGACTAGTAAAATAATACAAAGTGACACAGAGTATAAGAAAGCAGGTAATATTAGGATTCGTAGGACACGACAGCATTGCAATCAATATATTACGACTAGGTCCAAAATCCCGAAAAAGCAAACTACAAGTAGAACTCTCATATCTCATAAAGAGATGGGTTATTTAAAGACgtcaataatattttttacaaaaacatTTCATACATTACTGATttaagttttttcttctttggaatCTAAGTACCTTAATGGAGGACGGTGCTTGACATTACGtttcaaaaatgaattgacCTGTCTTGAATAGTGatattcgaaaaaaaaaaacaggctTACAATTGGCATGTGTAACCAGTTTTGACGATAGTTTTAGGTCAATTCGAGAAAATCAGTGGAGGCCGAccaataaaaaattttattaacaGCCtacaaaataacaatttttaaaagacCGACAGCAACATGATTGAGTCGTAATGAATTAGGGAAAAAAGGTCAAAGGTGTGGAGAGACATGATTAGTAGAAGGTGCAGACATTCATATCCAAAACGACAGATGGTCCTTTTGGAATTTTGCATGGGGGAGGAGGTAGATGCGATCTAGGGCACGTCTCTTGAGTTAATGCATGTGCTTTAATTAGTCAATTCATCTGTCGTTTATTCACGGGACAAACGACAAGAAATGGGTTCCATGATTGTTGTGGCCAACAAGACATGATTGAAAACTATGGCCACAGTCAAAACACATTACCTTGACTTTTTTTAAAGAGTTTTCAGtaacaaaaacaatttttgtattcttaccttttacaaaaaaaaaaataataataataataattcctgTTGAACCACCGTCTGCAGTAGCCCAGTTCGATAGGTGCTCCCATAATCCTTTGCCAGAGGAGAGGAATTCGAATCCCACTAGCCGTACGGGATCTTAAGTGCAACGTCAATGTGATAGGTCCTTCGCTAGTGTCGCCCCGGGGTTTACTTCCCGTTATCCCGAGCCTATCAGGATATCCGTTGATACAGTGCGCGCTTGGATTCCTaggtcgaaaaaaaaaaaaaaaaaaaaaaaacaatttaagttGCAATTTCTAAGTAAATGTATGAAATTCGGATAGGAAGAGTTAGGAGAGATCAAATTATCTTCTGGATTTTAGAACTTCAGTGATAAAATTTCCTCTCCGGATGAAGTTTTGTTGTGGTCCAAGACCATAAACCATTTTGGAATAGTAGCGAAAGTAATTGGAATTCGCTTACTTGTGTTGTTTGGACACAAGTGGACCCCACAATATAAAACAATACTCGGAGGATCGGTGCACATCCGTCCATTGAATATGAGCCTTTTCGTTGGATCATGTGATTTTATATGAGATTCGCATAATCAGACAGTCAATATTCATTGAAATTAGCTTTCAAGAATATTTCCCAATACAAATTCTGTGGCACCAATTTGTGGACAACGAGTTTGTCATGAGATGGTCCAATGTGATGAATAGAGATGTTTTTCGCTCTTCAATATCTTTTCTGAATtaatacaaaatatatatagttgtacagagaaaaaaattaccaaaaaaaaaaaaaaaactattctagGATATGCCCTATCTTAGGTTAAGAATCTAGttgattctcaaaataaagATATTGTACAACATAAACTTAGCAACTAATCAGCcctataatttttccaattaattttaattgaCAACTCATGTGAGCAAAATGTGATTATTGTCAAAGTTAAGTTGTATGTTTGTGATGCTTGTAACTTCTAACCCGCATGATAGAGGGGAAAATAACCCAATCAGTCCCGAACATATTATGTggatattaatttagtcttgaacCTTCGCGCAAAATTATAATGTAACCCTTCcgattaattaatttttgttctaaatcacTAACGTGAAAGTCTAATTATCATCGATCATTCTACATGGTGTACtaccacatcaacaatttctgaTGAAAATTAGCCAAAACTACAACATTGGATTTTCCACAAAgctttaggattaaattggtgccgcgacctaccctcggggggagggaacaggtttaggggtattgcctaaaagacgggCCTAAAGCTCATGATTGgacgcgagctctcccaagcccataccccgcgtgacattagAATATTCTTagggaattttgcacaaaatgagtcgccactagcctattggggtcggctagaaaccaagtgaggcatgggagtgtgcctcacttcctacgcaaccaaagaatctagggtcgaggacttgattatactaattaaccaattagtgtcattttggtacctaatcttgttcattttaacaaaatgatttttggcaggcaatttaaattgattttatgttTATCCACTAGcatgcgaggtgatcatgcgggtgcgcagttattaaaataacaattagcaacTAAGGAAAACGTTAAATAAATTGCACGAGAAAGCAAAGAATTAATATTATAGAAATGACAAATGCTAATCCTGACTAGACTAAAGAGAAGCCAAACTCCACATATCAATATTGTGCACTTAAAGACAATTGTCCCTAAGGACGGTTGAAACCCTAAGGTAAAGCCCCAAAGGCTTAGTCAATTTTTAAGCACAACTCTAGAGTTAAGaaacttccaattttttttagaaaaaaagcttataaaatctttttgtaaaatttttcaaaagaaaattgaatttctgacattttccaattttttgatttttttaatttttaattaaaaaactcggattttcaaaaaaaaaaattgttctttttaatattaatattttttttaatagtaaatattattataatcagAAAAACGGGTCCGGACCGGTAAACCCAATCCGGTCCTCTGGCTTGACACAAACTCGGAGTAAAACTAGAAAAGACGAAATCGATTTCTTAAAAcccattttttgtttcttttgtttttttcgttctttatattaatattaatattttaatcgattttttgtcttttcctatTTCATCTTTTTACTACGTCTCTTCTCTGCGGCTCCTCTTCCCGAAGTCTGCTTTTGTGTTTCACTTTttctgcaattttctttttctttcctctttttttttaacttcatcCCTTTTGGCCTTCTTCCCCACAAATTTTCCTCTCCGAAcgtcttcttttcccttttgtcttttcccacttctacatttttttttttttctttctacccatcttcttcttcttcgtgcatTCTCTGCACGCCCGAAGCCACCTTCTCTCCTATGCTCTTTTCACCGAAGCTCGTCGACTAAACCAATGCCCTTTTAAACAAGCCTCACTACCCATCCTCACCGGCGCCGACACCGCTCGCGCTCAGGCCGCCGCCGAGCCGAGACCCATTCTCTCACTTATACGGATACGGACAGGGAGGAGACGAGACCCAACTTGTATGAAAATAAGCCCGAATCACAACATATGGCTAGTAAACTCGAAATGGACGAAACAAAAACGTGCGGAACAGCAACAAAACGCATCTATCAACGGCGGGCGCGTATAATGGACGAGGGTTCAAGAATAGTCATGCTAGCTTCACTCAGGCATTTATACAAACAGTTCGCGAGCATTACCAAATGTTTGGATTTCCGACTCAACCGAGACTCGAAATGGGACCA
This Eucalyptus grandis isolate ANBG69807.140 chromosome 7, ASM1654582v1, whole genome shotgun sequence DNA region includes the following protein-coding sequences:
- the LOC104430065 gene encoding protein ZINC INDUCED FACILITATOR-LIKE 1, which encodes MAEEEQKEALLQKHYYENCPGCKVEKLKESQRGLPIRELVSIWIVVLCNALPISSLFPFLYFMIRDFHIATREEDIGYYAGYVGCSFLFGRALTSIFWGVVADRYGRKPVIIMGTIAVVIFNTLFGLSVNFWMAVAMRFLLGSLNGLLGPIKAYATELFREEYQALGVSTVSTAWGIGLIIGPALGGYLAQPAEKFPSIFSEESVFGRFPYFLPCLTISLFAVVVSIASCWLPETLHKHHENSKLDESCKDVETASLESGVKCKTQNIEGKASKKSLLRNWPLMSAIMAYCIFSLHDMAYSEIFSLWAVSPRRLGGLSYTTEDVGTVLSISGAGLLVFQTCLYPYVDKLLGPVLVARICGILSIPLLSSYPYIAMLTGLSLSIVLNCASVTKNVLSISVFTSLFLLQNKAVDQDQRGAANGIAMTAMSIFKAAGPAGGGAIFSWSQKRQDAAILPGNQMIFFILNVVLVIGVLMTFKPFLVQRRH